The Dioscorea cayenensis subsp. rotundata cultivar TDr96_F1 chromosome 19, TDr96_F1_v2_PseudoChromosome.rev07_lg8_w22 25.fasta, whole genome shotgun sequence genome includes a window with the following:
- the LOC120250093 gene encoding MICOS complex subunit MIC60, which produces MLRRCIWELSSARSVHRRLTSQMPFLLSARNGFSNTSQRDQSQRPAPPGKISAEEPSHRGNAGSKLVLGTVVFGVALLAAYQTGYIDQFFQKGEQSSAKSTTFDSIKAPEDLKQSVHEEALLSDEKTSTAMPNADIVEDKDRNEHLKVLKDITEDVVKEKAPEEGRIPVEVNESAQIAHETLEPAAEQTMDPQIASDDSLIVNNKDSVKQNEMTESESSTEQNDRIDSSTHVSEETGITNASHEGMTIETPKVSIDEEKVQKPLAHSYSLQEDELPDVSVNQERAGAFLTTAEDKEDPKDINKPEDGRILLDLIDAIHAAEKKQAETDAFIFAEEKRKLKEKYEKDLKDARARELMYAEEAAILDKELNKEKAKAAATIKLLEENAEKHLREELQHKEEEAQELVQKVKDLAKAELAAAIAAEKSSQIERIAEANLNINALCMAFYARSEEARQSHSIHKLALGTLALEDALSQGLPIRAEIDALHKSLDGIDRDSLLSLALSSLPEEILSFGTYTQMQLNQKFDSLKGTLRHFSLIPAGGGGILAHTVAHIASSIKMKGGEDGDNIESLICRVEKYLLDGNLAEAANTLEVGVRGSEAEGAVIEWVRQARNRAIAEQALAVLQSYASSITFS; this is translated from the exons ATGCTTCGAAG GTGTATATGGGAGCTGTCCTCAGCTCGATCGGTGCATAGGCGGCTCACATCTCAG ATGCCTTTTCTGCTTTCTGCAAGAAACGGGTTCTCAAATACATCTCAACGTGATCAATCCCAGAGACCTGCTCCTCCAGGAAAAATTTCTGCTGAAGAGCCATCTCATCGAGGGAACGCTGGTTCTAAACTTGTGCTTGGCACTGTTGTCTTTGGTGTTGCTCTTCTTGCTGCTTATCAAACTGGTTACATAGATCAATTTTTTCAAAAGGGAGAACAATCTTCGGCCAAATCTACGACATTTGACTCCATAAAGGCACCTGAGGACTTGAAACAATCAGTTCATGAGGAGGCCCTTCTAAGTGATGAAAAGACAAGCACAGCAATGCCTAATGCTGATATTGTTGAGGATAAAGACAGAAATGAACACCTTAAAGTCTTGAAAGATATCACAGAGGATGTAGTTAAAGAGAAAGCACCAGAGGAAGGGAGAATTCCTGTCGAAGTCAATGAGTCAGCACAAATTGCTCATGAGACTCTGGAACCAGCAGCAGAACAAACTATGGATCCCCAGATAGCTTCTGATGACAGTTTGATTGTTAACAATAAGGATTCCGTGAAGCAAAATGAGATGACTGAATCTGAAAGTTCTACAGAACAAAATGACAGGATTGATAGTTCAACCCATGTTTCTGAAGAAACTGGGATCACGAATGCTTCACATGAAGGCATGACTATAGAAACTCCAAAG GTTTCAATTGATGAGGAGAAGGTACAGAAACCCCTTGCTCACTCATACTCACTGCAAGAGGATGAACTTCCAGATGTCTCTGTAAACCAAGAGAGAGCTGGTGCTTTTTTGACAACAGCTGAAGATAAAGAG GATCCAAAAGACATCAACAAACCAGAAGATGGCAGGATATTGCTTGATTTGATAGATGCTATTCATGCTGCTGAAAAAAAGCAGGCTGAGACAGATGCTTTTATATTTGCTGAGGAAAAAAGAAAGCTGAAG GAGAAATATGAGAAGGACCTAAAGGATGCAAGAGCAAGGGAGCTTATGTATGCTGAAGAGGCAGCAATTTTGGATAAG GAATTGAACAAAGAAAAAGCTAAGGCTGCGGCTACAATCAAGTTACTTGAAGAAAATGCTGAAAAACATCTTCGGGAGGAACTGCAACATAAG GAGGAGGAAGCTCAAGAGCTGGTTCAGAAAGTTAAAGATTTGGCAAAAGCTGAATTAGCTGCCGCCATTGCAGCTGAAAAGTCATCCCAAATAGAAAGAATTGCTGAAGCAAACCTTAAT ataaatgcGTTATGTATGGCTTTCTATGCAAGAtctgaagaagcccgacaatcTCATTCTATTCACAAACTTGCTTTG GGAACCCTTGCTCTGGAAGATGCTTTGTCTCAAGGATTGCCTATTAGGGCTGAAATAGACGCATTGCATAAGTCTCTTGATGGCATTGATAGGGATTCATTGCTAAGTTTGGCACTTTCATCTCTTCCAGAAGAAATCTTAAGCTTTGGAACATACACCCAAATGCAATTAAATCAGAAG TTTGATTCCTTGAAAGGAACACTCCGCCATTTTAGCCTTATTCcagctggtggtggtggcatccTTGCGCATACTGTGGCTCACATTGCATCCTCAATAAAG ATGAAAGGGGGTGAAGATGGAGACAACATCGAATCACTCATTTGCAGAGTGGAGAAGTATCTACTAGATGGTAACCTCGCCGAAGCAGCGAATACCTTGGAAGTAGGAGTCCGTGGCAGTGAAGCAGAGGGTGCAGTCATTGAATGGGTGAGGCAAGCGAGGAATCGCGCGATTGCTGAGCAAGCTCTCGCGGTGCTTCAATCTTATGCCTCGTCCATAACCTTCTCATAA